The Novosphingobium terrae genome has a window encoding:
- the dacB gene encoding D-alanyl-D-alanine carboxypeptidase/D-alanyl-D-alanine endopeptidase — translation MPILKTAALWLTLALPMPLAAATPADLESQIRALLAKPDLAGTRWGLRVEDKTGHVIVSIAPDDRFQPASNTKVFVTSAAFDVLAQGKLANPGTQVRLEPGAKGLQNVVLVGKGDASLSDRADCTRDCLSQLADAVAASGVKRVGDVIGDDSFMPDERWVRSGRIRPGSHTIMSALTLNDNTISITVSPGAAQGSAASAAMPDLAPEVALIDEVTTAAPGTAAEVHAEIAPGQRAIRLFGSLPVGGKPQTLHFDVDDPADFAAIRFARLLRARGITVSGSVKPRHAPLTAEGILATAPAAPDVPALASLTPPDPIEDLTLTAKLSQNLHAHLWLKKLALSQGLAPSTPAGLTVLNATLDRAGLPRWSHDFYDGSGLSPDNRITPRAMVAYLHWIDGQNWAPQWRATLPIAGVDGTLAGRMKNTPLAGNLRAKTGTLLAANALAGYVTAASGKELVFAFYANDRPGDAPSVLPVMDRVMQVVAAGN, via the coding sequence ATGCCCATCCTAAAAACCGCCGCCCTATGGCTAACGCTGGCCCTCCCCATGCCGCTCGCCGCCGCGACTCCCGCCGATCTGGAAAGCCAAATCCGCGCTTTGCTTGCAAAACCCGATCTGGCCGGCACGCGCTGGGGGCTGCGGGTGGAGGACAAGACGGGCCATGTGATCGTCTCCATCGCGCCGGATGACAGGTTTCAGCCTGCCTCCAACACCAAGGTCTTCGTGACCAGCGCTGCGTTTGACGTTCTGGCGCAGGGCAAACTCGCCAATCCGGGGACTCAGGTGCGGCTGGAGCCCGGCGCAAAGGGCCTGCAGAACGTGGTGCTGGTGGGCAAGGGCGACGCCTCCCTTTCCGACCGCGCCGACTGCACGCGCGATTGCCTCAGCCAACTGGCCGATGCCGTGGCCGCCAGCGGGGTCAAGCGCGTGGGCGATGTGATCGGCGACGACAGCTTCATGCCCGATGAGCGCTGGGTCCGCTCAGGCCGCATCCGGCCGGGCAGCCACACCATCATGTCGGCGCTGACGCTGAACGATAATACGATCAGCATCACCGTCTCGCCCGGTGCGGCGCAGGGCTCTGCGGCCAGCGCGGCCATGCCCGATCTAGCGCCTGAAGTGGCGCTGATCGACGAGGTGACCACCGCCGCGCCCGGCACAGCCGCCGAAGTGCATGCCGAGATCGCTCCCGGCCAGCGCGCCATCCGCCTGTTCGGCTCGCTGCCGGTGGGTGGCAAGCCGCAAACTCTGCATTTCGACGTGGATGACCCCGCCGATTTCGCCGCTATCCGCTTCGCCCGCCTGCTGCGCGCCCGTGGCATCACCGTGAGCGGCAGTGTGAAGCCCCGCCACGCCCCCCTCACCGCCGAGGGTATTCTGGCCACCGCCCCCGCCGCGCCGGATGTGCCCGCTCTGGCCAGCCTGACGCCGCCCGATCCGATCGAGGATCTGACCCTCACCGCCAAACTCAGCCAGAATCTGCATGCGCATCTGTGGCTGAAGAAGCTGGCGCTGTCGCAGGGGCTGGCGCCTTCCACGCCCGCCGGGCTTACCGTGCTCAATGCCACGCTGGACCGTGCCGGCCTGCCGCGCTGGAGCCATGATTTCTACGATGGCTCCGGCCTCTCGCCCGACAACCGCATCACCCCGCGCGCCATGGTCGCCTATCTGCACTGGATCGATGGGCAAAACTGGGCCCCGCAATGGCGCGCCACGCTGCCCATCGCAGGTGTGGACGGCACGCTGGCCGGGCGGATGAAGAACACGCCTCTGGCCGGCAATCTGCGCGCCAAGACGGGGACGTTGCTGGCGGCAAATGCTCTGGCCGGTTACGTCACGGCGGCCAGCGGGAAGGAGTTGGTGTTTGCCTTCTACGCCAACGATCGGCCCGGGGATGCTCCATCCGTGTTGCCGGTGATGGATAGAGTGATGCAGGTGGTGGCAGCAGGGAATTAA
- the rutB gene encoding pyrimidine utilization protein B: protein MSDSTPVSPRPALPGSVTLPARPEGLTVNPAQTAVVVIDMQNAYASEGGYVDLAGFDISGAQGVIGRIGKVLETARGAGMPVVFLQNGWDADYIEAGTPSSPNYHKSNALKTMRARPELSGQLLARGGWDYELVDALKPQPGDIRVHKTRYSAFFNSQLDSILRARGITTIVFVGIASNVCVESTLRDGFHLEYFCLMLEDATHHLGPDFIHQATIYNVEKFFGWVSTSTEFCGAVSQIAP, encoded by the coding sequence ATGAGCGACTCCACACCCGTGTCACCGCGCCCTGCTCTGCCGGGCAGCGTCACGCTCCCCGCCCGGCCCGAGGGTTTGACGGTCAATCCCGCGCAGACGGCGGTGGTGGTGATCGACATGCAGAACGCCTATGCCAGCGAGGGCGGCTATGTTGATCTGGCGGGCTTCGACATCAGCGGCGCTCAGGGTGTGATCGGGCGCATCGGCAAGGTGCTGGAAACCGCGCGCGGCGCCGGCATGCCGGTGGTGTTTCTGCAGAACGGCTGGGATGCCGATTATATCGAGGCGGGCACGCCTTCCTCGCCCAATTACCATAAATCCAATGCCTTGAAGACCATGCGCGCCCGGCCGGAACTGTCCGGCCAGCTGCTGGCGCGCGGGGGCTGGGATTACGAACTGGTCGATGCGCTCAAGCCCCAGCCGGGCGACATTCGTGTTCACAAGACGCGCTATTCGGCCTTCTTCAACTCCCAGCTCGATTCCATTCTGCGCGCGCGGGGAATCACCACCATCGTCTTTGTCGGCATCGCCAGCAATGTCTGCGTGGAATCGACACTGCGCGACGGCTTCCACCTCGAATATTTCTGCCTGATGCTGGAGGATGCCACCCATCATCTGGGCCCGGATTTCATCCATCAGGCCACCATCTACAACGTCGAGAAGTTCTTCGGCTGGGTCTCCACCTCCACCGAGTTCTGCGGCGCTGTCAGCCAGATCGCTCCTTAA
- a CDS encoding Rid family hydrolase has translation MPFEPINPPQFPAPIAPYSAAARAGDTIYVSGMLALGEGGVVLYPGDAAAQTRHILAMIAITLQAAGATLADVVMNHIFLKNMADYAAFNAVYAEHFPGAKPARYCIRADLVLPDCLVEIASVAHRGGAVVL, from the coding sequence ATGCCGTTCGAGCCGATCAACCCGCCGCAATTCCCCGCCCCCATCGCCCCCTATTCGGCGGCGGCGCGCGCGGGAGATACCATCTACGTCTCGGGCATGCTGGCGCTGGGGGAAGGCGGCGTGGTGCTCTATCCCGGCGATGCGGCGGCGCAGACGCGCCATATTCTGGCGATGATCGCCATCACGCTTCAGGCGGCGGGGGCCACGCTGGCCGATGTGGTGATGAACCATATCTTCCTGAAGAATATGGCCGATTACGCCGCCTTCAACGCCGTCTATGCCGAGCATTTTCCCGGCGCCAAACCCGCCCGCTATTGCATCCGCGCCGATCTGGTGCTGCCGGACTGCCTCGTCGAAATCGCCTCCGTGGCGCATCGCGGGGGGGCTGTCGTCCTGTGA
- the rutD gene encoding pyrimidine utilization protein D, with protein sequence MTLTTLCGLYHEEHGPPTGEPVILSAGLGGSGAYWAPNLSALAQSHRLVLYDHRGTGRSSRCLPETVSVEDMADDILMLMDELHLERAHIIGHAAGGMAALALALKAPERVGGIVIANGWITPDPHFLRCFEARLNLLRHAGPEAFLRAQPIFLFPAPWISQHHGELDHELDHQMAAFPGRETMEKRIAALASFDIADRIGQITHPILAYAARDDMLVPFTCTTEGLKQAPNCEVELAPWGGHACNLTDPLRFTGAVRDFLSRHKL encoded by the coding sequence GTGACCCTCACCACGCTTTGCGGCCTCTATCACGAGGAACATGGGCCACCCACGGGCGAACCGGTGATCCTGTCCGCCGGGCTGGGCGGATCGGGGGCCTATTGGGCGCCCAATCTTTCGGCGCTGGCGCAGTCGCACCGTCTGGTGCTGTATGACCATCGCGGCACGGGCCGCTCCTCGCGCTGCCTGCCCGAGACGGTCAGCGTCGAGGATATGGCCGACGACATCCTGATGCTGATGGATGAGCTGCACCTTGAGCGCGCCCATATCATCGGCCATGCGGCAGGCGGCATGGCGGCGCTGGCGCTGGCGCTGAAGGCGCCGGAGCGCGTCGGCGGCATCGTCATCGCCAATGGCTGGATCACGCCCGATCCGCATTTCCTGCGCTGTTTCGAGGCGCGGCTCAACCTGCTGCGCCACGCCGGGCCGGAGGCTTTCCTGCGCGCCCAGCCGATCTTCCTCTTCCCCGCGCCATGGATCTCCCAGCATCACGGCGAGCTGGACCATGAGCTGGACCACCAGATGGCCGCCTTCCCCGGGCGCGAAACCATGGAGAAGCGCATCGCCGCTCTGGCCTCTTTCGACATCGCCGACAGGATCGGCCAGATCACCCATCCCATTCTGGCCTATGCCGCGCGCGACGACATGCTGGTGCCCTTCACCTGCACCACCGAGGGGCTGAAACAGGCCCCCAATTGCGAGGTGGAGCTGGCGCCATGGGGCGGCCACGCCTGCAACCTCACCGATCCGCTGCGCTTCACCGGCGCGGTGCGCGATTTCCTGTCCCGTCACAAATTGTAG
- the rutA gene encoding pyrimidine utilization protein A, protein MQVGVFVPINNNGWLISENAPQYLPSFDLNKRIAQGAEKHGLDFLLSMIKLRGFGGKTRFWEYGLESFTLMAGLAAVTERIKIFATCPTLIIPPAFAARMCNTVDSISHGRFGLNLITGWQPPEYTQMGLWPGEEHFRSRYKVLDEYARILRELWETGVSDFKGQYYQMDDCRVLPQPQAEMKIICAGSSDEGLAFSAQWADYAFCLGKGVNTPTAFAFNNERLAKALEKTGRDVQIFVLMMVIAAETDEEAHAKWQSYNAGVDVDAIGWLAEQGAKDTVNKDTNVRQLAAPEGAVNINMGTLVGSYESVARMLDEMAQVPNTGGVLLTFDDFVEGVEAFGTRIQPLMKSRQHVQVEA, encoded by the coding sequence ATGCAGGTCGGCGTGTTCGTGCCCATCAACAACAATGGCTGGCTGATCAGCGAGAACGCGCCCCAGTACCTGCCCTCCTTCGACCTCAACAAGCGGATCGCGCAGGGTGCCGAAAAGCACGGGCTGGATTTCCTGCTCTCGATGATCAAGCTGCGCGGCTTTGGCGGGAAAACGCGGTTCTGGGAGTATGGGCTGGAGAGCTTCACCCTGATGGCGGGCCTGGCCGCCGTGACCGAGCGGATCAAGATTTTCGCCACCTGCCCCACCCTCATCATCCCGCCCGCCTTTGCCGCGCGCATGTGCAATACGGTGGATTCGATCAGCCATGGCCGCTTCGGGCTGAACCTGATCACCGGCTGGCAGCCCCCCGAATACACGCAAATGGGCCTGTGGCCGGGCGAGGAGCACTTCCGCAGCCGCTACAAGGTGCTGGATGAATATGCCCGCATCCTGCGCGAACTCTGGGAAACCGGCGTCAGCGATTTCAAGGGCCAGTATTACCAGATGGACGACTGCCGCGTGCTTCCCCAGCCGCAGGCCGAGATGAAGATCATCTGCGCGGGATCGTCAGACGAAGGCCTCGCCTTTTCCGCGCAATGGGCGGATTACGCCTTCTGCCTCGGCAAGGGCGTCAACACGCCCACCGCCTTCGCCTTCAACAATGAACGCCTCGCGAAGGCGCTGGAGAAAACCGGGCGCGATGTGCAGATCTTCGTGCTGATGATGGTGATCGCCGCCGAAACCGACGAGGAAGCCCACGCCAAATGGCAGAGCTATAACGCCGGTGTCGATGTGGATGCGATCGGCTGGCTGGCCGAGCAGGGCGCCAAGGATACGGTGAACAAGGACACCAATGTCCGCCAGCTCGCCGCGCCCGAGGGGGCGGTGAACATCAATATGGGCACACTGGTGGGGTCCTATGAATCCGTGGCGCGGATGCTGGACGAAATGGCGCAGGTGCCCAACACCGGCGGAGTTCTGCTGACCTTCGATGATTTCGTGGAAGGTGTGGAGGCCTTCGGAACGCGCATCCAGCCTTTGATGAAGAGCAGGCAGCACGTTCAGGTGGAAGCATAA
- a CDS encoding coniferyl aldehyde dehydrogenase encodes MTPFDATVEMTAIVRSMQRAQLASGPADAGLRRDRLGRAMALLLDNGEALAGAINADFGTRSRFQSLAADVGSSVRSLSYAAEHVAAWMQSESVETPDGAISARIDYQPLGVVGIISPWNFPVNLAFSPLAGVFAAGNTALIKPSELTPRTSELLAELAGRYFAPHELGVILGDATVGEAFSRLPLDHLIFTGSTTVGKQVMRAAAENLVPVTLELGGKSPVVIAPDADAGRAAQRVMAVKTFNAGQICLAPDYVLATRGQEAAFVDGARDAVAASWPAIQGNPDYTAIISQRHYDRLLELIADALAKGATPIPLTPLGEPPHDPATRKIAPVILTDVTPAMQVMREEIFGPILPLMGVDDVDAAVAHINAGPRPLAAYYFGADEAARQSFAARTTSGALVFEDVMTHVGIEGLPFGGVGASGMGAYHGIHGFRRFSHARAVAVQGGDGLGKLRAPYTEKLAQLEAMLVR; translated from the coding sequence ATGACCCCTTTCGACGCCACGGTCGAAATGACCGCGATCGTCCGTTCGATGCAACGCGCCCAGCTCGCCTCCGGCCCCGCCGATGCGGGCCTGCGGCGCGATCGGCTGGGCCGGGCGATGGCCCTGCTGCTGGACAATGGGGAGGCGCTGGCCGGCGCCATCAACGCCGATTTCGGCACGCGCAGCCGCTTCCAGTCGCTGGCCGCCGATGTGGGCAGCAGCGTGCGCTCGCTCTCCTATGCCGCCGAGCATGTCGCCGCATGGATGCAGAGCGAGTCGGTGGAAACCCCCGATGGCGCGATCAGCGCAAGGATCGACTATCAGCCGCTGGGCGTGGTGGGGATCATCAGCCCCTGGAATTTCCCGGTGAATCTGGCGTTTTCGCCGCTGGCCGGGGTCTTTGCCGCGGGCAACACCGCGCTGATCAAGCCTTCCGAACTGACCCCGCGCACCAGCGAGCTGCTGGCCGAGCTGGCGGGCCGCTATTTCGCCCCGCATGAGCTGGGCGTGATTCTGGGCGATGCCACGGTGGGCGAGGCCTTTTCGCGCCTGCCGCTCGATCATCTGATTTTCACCGGCAGCACCACGGTCGGCAAGCAGGTGATGCGTGCGGCTGCGGAGAATCTGGTACCCGTCACGCTGGAGCTGGGCGGCAAGAGCCCGGTCGTGATCGCTCCGGACGCCGATGCCGGGCGCGCGGCTCAGCGCGTGATGGCGGTGAAGACCTTCAACGCCGGGCAGATCTGCCTCGCCCCCGATTACGTGCTGGCGACGCGCGGTCAGGAAGCCGCCTTTGTGGATGGCGCGCGCGATGCCGTGGCCGCCAGCTGGCCCGCCATTCAGGGCAACCCCGATTACACCGCGATCATCAGCCAGCGTCATTACGATCGCCTGCTGGAGCTGATCGCCGACGCCCTGGCCAAGGGCGCGACGCCGATCCCGCTCACGCCCCTGGGCGAGCCGCCGCACGATCCCGCCACCCGCAAGATCGCGCCTGTCATCCTCACCGATGTCACCCCCGCCATGCAGGTGATGCGCGAGGAAATCTTCGGACCCATCCTGCCCCTGATGGGCGTGGATGACGTGGATGCCGCCGTGGCCCATATCAACGCGGGCCCGCGCCCGCTGGCGGCCTATTACTTCGGTGCGGACGAAGCGGCGCGCCAGTCCTTCGCCGCGCGTACCACCAGCGGGGCGCTGGTGTTCGAGGATGTGATGACTCACGTCGGGATCGAGGGGCTGCCCTTTGGTGGCGTGGGTGCCTCGGGCATGGGGGCCTATCATGGCATCCATGGGTTCCGCCGCTTCAGCCACGCGCGCGCGGTGGCGGTGCAGGGCGGGGACGGGCTGGGCAAGCTTCGCGCGCCTTATACGGAGAAGCTGGCTCAGCTGGAGGCCATGCTGGTTCGGTAA
- a CDS encoding LysR family transcriptional regulator, with the protein MSLQRLRTFIEVYRQRSISAAARSLDLTQPAVSQHIAGLESSIGRQLFERQVKGVTPTAAADELAADIGDRLDVAEAALSAARARSNDMVGAIQIVGNADFMAEVVTPQLIPLLRSGIRVRLQTGALDLVIHNLVEGHADLGISAFPVNDRRLRTDAFRDEPVMAVASPEVAARLNAAPDLSAALAEEPVLAYNLEQPLVDAWLRHNNLSTGPVSPALSGQDMRALRRLLTEGFGWAILPNYLCQPRIARGELAEIKAPVGPVHYTYHLIWAPTALRHPRVAHARQTLLWSLRATAPLLSAPVLSESPLA; encoded by the coding sequence ATGTCTCTCCAGCGCCTGCGCACCTTTATCGAGGTCTATCGCCAAAGGTCGATCAGCGCCGCCGCGCGCAGCCTTGATCTGACCCAGCCGGCGGTCTCCCAGCATATCGCCGGGCTGGAATCCTCCATCGGGCGCCAGCTGTTCGAGCGGCAGGTGAAAGGCGTCACGCCCACCGCCGCCGCCGATGAACTCGCCGCCGACATCGGTGACCGGCTCGATGTGGCCGAAGCCGCGCTGTCCGCCGCGCGCGCCCGCTCCAACGATATGGTCGGGGCGATCCAGATCGTGGGCAATGCCGATTTCATGGCCGAGGTGGTCACGCCCCAGCTGATCCCCCTGCTGCGCTCCGGCATCCGCGTGCGCCTGCAGACCGGCGCGCTGGATCTAGTGATCCACAACCTTGTCGAGGGCCATGCCGACCTCGGCATCTCCGCCTTCCCCGTCAACGACCGCCGCCTGCGCACCGACGCCTTCCGCGACGAACCGGTCATGGCGGTGGCCTCCCCCGAAGTCGCCGCACGCCTCAACGCCGCGCCCGACCTTTCCGCCGCGCTGGCCGAGGAACCGGTGCTGGCCTACAACCTGGAACAGCCGCTGGTGGACGCCTGGCTGAGGCACAACAACCTCTCCACCGGCCCGGTCAGCCCGGCGCTCTCCGGGCAGGACATGCGCGCCCTGCGCCGCCTGCTCACCGAGGGTTTCGGCTGGGCGATCCTGCCCAACTACCTCTGCCAGCCCCGCATCGCCCGCGGCGAACTGGCGGAGATCAAGGCCCCCGTGGGCCCCGTGCATTACACCTACCACCTGATCTGGGCGCCTACCGCGCTGCGTCACCCGCGCGTCGCTCACGCCCGTCAGACCCTGCTGTGGAGCCTGCGCGCCACCGCGCCGCTGCTCTCCGCCCCCGTTCTCTCCGAAAGCCCGCTTGCATGA
- a CDS encoding group II truncated hemoglobin, with product MSSEATLYDAVGGAPAISALVDRFYANMDLWPEAQAIRVMHPADLSHTAQVFKDYLSEWLGGPALYSPVKGHPRLRMRHMQAPIASAERDAWLACMKEALDAVVVDRTARMQVYGNMEKLADWMRNKDD from the coding sequence ATGAGTTCCGAAGCCACACTGTATGATGCCGTCGGCGGCGCGCCCGCCATTTCCGCGCTGGTCGACCGCTTTTACGCCAATATGGATCTGTGGCCCGAGGCTCAGGCGATCCGCGTGATGCATCCAGCGGACCTCTCGCACACGGCGCAGGTGTTCAAGGATTACCTCTCGGAATGGCTGGGCGGACCGGCGCTGTACTCGCCGGTGAAGGGCCACCCCCGGCTGCGCATGCGCCATATGCAGGCGCCCATCGCTTCGGCCGAGCGGGATGCGTGGCTGGCCTGCATGAAGGAGGCTCTGGATGCCGTGGTGGTTGATCGCACGGCGCGGATGCAGGTTTATGGAAACATGGAAAAGCTGGCGGACTGGATGAGGAACAAGGACGATTAA
- a CDS encoding NupC/NupG family nucleoside CNT transporter — translation MHIVLSLAGIALILGVAFALSSDRRAIRPRVVGAAFGLQAGVAALVLYFPEGNYALQMVAGGVSNLLGYAHAGIELLFGPLAAPDVGGKSFAISSLPVIIFFAALISVLYYIGVMPLVIRWIGGGLEKITGISRLESLCAASNIFLGQSEAPLVIKPYLAGLKPSQLFCVMTVGMAGVAGTILAAYAGLGIRIDYLVAASFMSAPGGICMAKLLMPDPKNQPLDTDETVTPLPGEGHDEKPANIIMAASEGAQTGVRLAVAVGAMVLAFVALVALANGIMGWFGHFFGYPDLSFQKLLGYVFAGIFYLLGAPDWTEAMRAGGMFGTKIVLNEFVAFIDLGHATDLSKQTVALVTFALCGFANFSSIAIQMAVTGSLAPNQRALIAKFGLKALLAGSLSNLMSAALAGLFLSL, via the coding sequence ATGCATATTGTTTTGAGCCTGGCCGGAATCGCGTTGATTCTGGGCGTTGCCTTTGCCCTGTCGAGCGACCGGCGCGCCATCCGCCCCCGTGTTGTGGGTGCGGCTTTCGGGCTTCAGGCTGGCGTGGCCGCGCTGGTGCTGTACTTCCCTGAAGGCAATTATGCCCTGCAGATGGTCGCGGGCGGCGTCTCCAACCTGCTGGGTTATGCCCATGCCGGGATCGAGCTGCTTTTCGGCCCGCTGGCCGCGCCGGACGTTGGCGGCAAGAGCTTCGCCATCTCCAGCCTGCCGGTGATCATCTTCTTCGCGGCGCTGATTTCGGTGCTGTATTACATCGGCGTGATGCCGCTGGTGATCCGCTGGATCGGCGGCGGGCTTGAGAAGATCACGGGCATTTCCAGGCTGGAATCGCTCTGCGCGGCCTCCAACATCTTTCTGGGCCAGTCCGAAGCGCCGCTGGTCATCAAGCCCTATCTGGCGGGGCTGAAGCCCAGCCAGCTCTTCTGCGTGATGACCGTCGGCATGGCCGGCGTGGCGGGCACCATTCTGGCCGCCTATGCCGGGCTCGGCATCCGCATCGACTATCTGGTGGCGGCCAGCTTCATGTCGGCCCCGGGCGGCATCTGCATGGCCAAGCTGCTGATGCCCGATCCGAAAAACCAGCCCCTCGACACCGACGAAACCGTCACCCCGCTGCCCGGTGAGGGCCATGACGAAAAGCCCGCCAACATCATCATGGCCGCCAGCGAGGGCGCCCAGACCGGCGTGCGCCTTGCCGTCGCCGTGGGCGCCATGGTGCTGGCCTTCGTGGCGCTGGTGGCGCTGGCCAATGGCATCATGGGCTGGTTTGGTCACTTCTTCGGCTATCCTGATCTCTCGTTCCAGAAGCTGCTGGGCTATGTTTTCGCAGGGATTTTCTACCTGCTGGGCGCCCCCGACTGGACCGAGGCCATGCGCGCGGGCGGCATGTTCGGCACCAAGATCGTACTCAACGAATTCGTCGCCTTCATCGATCTGGGCCACGCCACGGACCTCTCCAAGCAGACCGTTGCGCTGGTGACCTTTGCGCTGTGCGGCTTTGCCAACTTCTCCTCCATCGCCATCCAGATGGCGGTGACGGGCAGCCTGGCCCCCAACCAGCGCGCGCTGATTGCCAAATTCGGCCTGAAGGCCCTGCTGGCGGGCAGCCTCTCCAACCTGATGAGCGCCGCGCTGGCGGGCCTGTTCCTCTCGCTCTAA
- a CDS encoding thermonuclease family protein: protein MRDWDEDWEALVPRKNFRESRTGHIALIFAAVLALMLAMLAAINWRQWRADHTPQALSPAKAAPHDTLRARFALCRHKRFNCVVDGDTIWFQGEKIRVADINAPEVSEPQCDYEQELGEKATDRLVLLLNAGPFSLTPPADRDTDVYGRKLRVISRGGQSLGAVLVSEGLAETWTGHRRDWCH from the coding sequence ATGCGCGACTGGGACGAGGATTGGGAAGCCCTCGTCCCCCGCAAGAATTTTCGCGAGAGCCGCACCGGCCATATCGCGCTGATCTTCGCCGCCGTGCTGGCGCTGATGCTGGCCATGCTGGCGGCCATCAACTGGCGCCAATGGCGCGCGGACCACACGCCGCAAGCGCTCTCCCCCGCCAAAGCCGCTCCGCATGATACGCTGCGCGCGCGGTTCGCCCTCTGCCGCCATAAGCGCTTCAATTGCGTGGTGGATGGCGACACCATCTGGTTTCAGGGCGAGAAAATCCGCGTCGCCGACATCAACGCACCCGAAGTCTCCGAGCCCCAATGCGATTATGAGCAGGAGCTGGGCGAAAAAGCCACCGACCGGCTGGTGCTGCTGCTGAACGCCGGGCCCTTTTCCCTGACGCCGCCTGCGGACCGGGATACCGATGTTTATGGCCGCAAGCTGCGGGTGATTTCACGCGGCGGGCAATCTTTGGGGGCCGTGCTGGTCAGCGAAGGGCTGGCCGAGACATGGACAGGGCATCGACGGGATTGGTGTCATTGA
- a CDS encoding nucleotide sugar dehydrogenase, which yields MTSMYPDLAQSSAVPVGQGAALPQGGGFALAQRVVVVGLGYVGLPLAVALAGRFETVGLDIDARRIAELNTGHDRTGEIDRDRLEASTLALTADPQVCPPADFYIVTVPTPIDGANRPDLRIVEAASRTIGAMLGAAVAEGRVPVVVYESTVYPGVTEDICAPILEQVSGLVCGRDFFLGYSPERINPGDREHTIDKITKVVSGQTPEVLERVAHLYGAITSGGVFRAASIKAAEAAKVIENAQRDINIAFMNEISQIFSKMDLSIWDVLAAARTKWNFLPFAPGLVGGHCIGVDPYYLSHRAEQLGLDPRVILSGRGINDSMAGWVAKELHTARKSKPGNVLMLGLTFKENIPDLRNSKVADLVSALGRLGHGVTVHDAHADAHEAVEEYGIPLVEDAFKRKYDMVVLAVPHREYLALGPGHFRSLLKKGGTLADLKGVFGQAADWSL from the coding sequence TTGACGTCGATGTATCCCGATCTTGCCCAGAGCAGCGCCGTCCCTGTTGGCCAAGGCGCGGCCTTGCCCCAAGGCGGTGGCTTTGCTCTGGCGCAGCGCGTGGTGGTGGTGGGGCTGGGCTATGTCGGCCTGCCGCTGGCCGTGGCGCTGGCCGGGCGCTTCGAGACCGTGGGCCTCGACATCGACGCCCGCCGCATCGCCGAACTCAACACCGGCCACGACCGCACCGGCGAAATCGACCGTGACCGTCTGGAAGCCAGCACGCTGGCGCTGACCGCCGACCCGCAGGTCTGCCCGCCCGCCGATTTCTACATCGTGACCGTGCCCACCCCCATCGACGGCGCCAACCGCCCCGATCTGCGCATCGTGGAAGCCGCCAGCCGCACCATCGGCGCCATGCTGGGCGCCGCCGTGGCCGAGGGCCGCGTGCCCGTGGTGGTCTATGAAAGCACCGTCTACCCCGGCGTGACCGAGGACATCTGCGCCCCCATTCTGGAGCAGGTTTCCGGGCTGGTGTGCGGCCGCGACTTCTTCCTCGGCTACAGCCCCGAGCGCATCAACCCCGGCGACCGCGAACACACGATCGACAAGATCACCAAGGTCGTCTCCGGCCAGACGCCCGAGGTGCTGGAGCGCGTGGCGCACTTGTATGGTGCCATCACCAGCGGCGGCGTGTTCCGCGCGGCCTCGATCAAGGCCGCCGAGGCCGCCAAGGTAATCGAAAACGCCCAGCGCGACATCAACATCGCCTTTATGAACGAGATCTCGCAGATCTTCTCGAAGATGGACCTCTCCATCTGGGACGTGCTGGCCGCCGCCCGCACCAAGTGGAACTTCCTGCCCTTCGCCCCCGGCCTTGTCGGCGGGCACTGCATCGGCGTCGACCCCTATTATCTCTCGCACCGCGCCGAGCAGCTGGGGCTGGACCCGCGCGTGATCCTCTCAGGGCGCGGGATCAATGACAGCATGGCTGGCTGGGTGGCCAAAGAGCTGCACACCGCGCGCAAGAGCAAGCCCGGCAACGTGTTGATGCTGGGGCTGACCTTCAAGGAAAACATCCCCGATCTGCGCAACTCCAAGGTGGCCGATCTGGTCTCCGCGCTGGGGCGGCTCGGCCATGGCGTGACGGTGCATGACGCCCATGCCGATGCTCACGAGGCTGTCGAGGAGTATGGCATCCCGCTGGTGGAAGACGCCTTCAAGCGGAAATACGATATGGTGGTGCTGGCCGTGCCGCACCGCGAATATCTGGCGCTGGGGCCGGGGCATTTCCGCTCGCTGTTGAAGAAGGGCGGGACTCTGGCGGATCTGAAGGGCGTGTTCGGGCAGGCTGCGGATTGGAGTCTGTAA